Proteins co-encoded in one Fusarium musae strain F31 chromosome 3, whole genome shotgun sequence genomic window:
- the STU1 gene encoding suppressor of tub2 mutation (BUSCO:EOG09260XSR), which translates to MADTKLTDQQVADLNTILRGDGSLDSKVQYVTIIKSGIKQHNVPESSVAQLFDGLRAATTSQHAALVNAGFTALNHLLTRLSRQDPKLLSKEAARTLPIVVEKLGDHKDKFRSLASHSLVTLYAVAPADVERFVRNSAMNGKNPRAKETSMSWLLQMHKENGLPFRGYVPVLMELLEDADGMVRDAAKNTVIELFRSAPNAAKSDLKRQLKNFKVRPAIEQAIVKELAPTSISRPETPAAEPAAPAPRPALSASTSSVAPAERPITPGIETKPETLEPLYVNTNRELDDIFKEMAWFFEGKESEQNWLKRENSVNKLRRLNVGNVPSDFPDTFLVGVKSMLDGIIKAITSLRTSLCKEGCALIQEMANTFGPAMDPMVELLMQCFVKLAAGTKKISSGLANVTVDIILSKVSYTPRLMQHIWMACQDKNVAPRTYATEWLKTILKKEAQHKHHIEHTGGVELIEKCIKKGLTDANPAVREKMRSTYWAFWGIWPAKADAIMADLDGTAQKLLNKDPSNPHSPKKGETAARPGLGLSKSTMGTSKPSIREAMMAQRKANAAKNLPARPGSAMAHLSPVKTTTSTASTAASKPSGTRTRPETGGMSGAPMRPARRRPEMAARPATAGPYSVRDMDGGSPESIRSKTPKPRETTPKRTAPRPRPGHASHASESSLASPTSVRSGTKPAASPRTSPTKLKQSQSVMLPMSSPSRANEDFTLVVPNMANLRAIQKPAPEQHQRAPQANQEVLSELTTPVLEESPNIVPEALKEAAPISEPETVPEPTVAAEAQAPAQPMEEVAEPPVAVSEPVVEPTPQPSETVQAETVSEAPGSTLQVYEDPFTDEQPSPKPTFNVPVLEDKPVNADAANLPNARAQSPVTQDVESSERTKQSSRLLESGITRVKAKTLDVHGFRKLQSLLRDTKGIFTDDKFEALLIGLFQYLEDPLSGVSAEKAQDVKAQILATIRLLLRKERDNFQPHVSRGLESLLETRSAYDIRAHIVSGVEVLADELVTIGDGSEIVVVLTKRLQNIDSSTPEGSRMLSTGMHVLRSLLDKRPNFIPTDTELGQLASLTARCLVSTDSGVRMDAVQLCVALHSRVGEQVFWNALKDVQDDPKSLITYYIVKRQREQTPTIAA; encoded by the exons ATGGCCGACACAAAACTTACCGACCAGCAGGTCGctgacctcaacaccatcctgCGCGGCGACGGAAGTCTTGACTCCAAGGTCCAATATGTCACAATCATCAAATCGGGTATCAAACAACACAATGTCCCCGAATCCAGTGTCGCTCAGCTTTTCGACGGTTTACGCGCAGCTACTACCTCGCAGCATGCCGCTCTGGTAAACGCTGGTTTCACTGCCCTGAATCATCTCCTCACGCGCCTCTCTCGACAAGACCCCAAGCTCCTATCTAAAGAAGCCGCGCGAACTTTACCAATTGTCGTCGAGAAGCTCGGCGATCATAAAGACAAGTTTCGTTCCCTCGCTTCGCACTCACTCGTCACTCTATACGCCGTTGCGCCAGCAGATGTCGAACGTTTTGTTCGAAACTCAGCCATGAACGGAAAGAACCCCAGAGCAAAAGAAACTTCAATGAGCTGGCTACTGCAG ATGCACAAGGAGAATGGCCTGCCTTTCCGAGGTTACGTCCCTGTACTCATGGAACTTCTCGAGGACGCCGATGGCATGGTACGAGATGCGGCCAAGAACACAGTCATTGAACTTTTCCGATCTGCGCCAAATGCTGCCAAATCCGATCTCAAGCGACAACTCAAGAACTTCAAGGTACGACCGGCAATTGAGCAAGCTATCGTCAAGGAGCTCGCCCCGACATCTATTAGTCGCCCCGAGACTCCCGCCGCCGAACCAGCCGCTCCAGCACCTCGTCCAGCCCTTTCAGCCAGTACTTCATCAGTAGCACCAGCCGAGCGTCCCATCACTCCTGGAATCGAGACCAAGCCGGAAACTCTCGAGCCACTGTACGTCAACACAAACCGCGAGCTGGACGACATTTTTAAGGAAATGGCGTGGTTTTTCGAGGGTAAGGAGTCGGAACAGAATTGGCTGAAGCGAGAAAACTCTGTCAATAAGCTGCGGCGACTCAACGTGGGCAATGTTCCGTCTGATTTCCCAGATACCTTCCTTGTCGGGGTTAAGAGCATGTTGGATGGTATCATCAAGGCAATAACCTCTCTGAGAACCAGTCTCTGCAAGGAGGGTTGTGCTCTTATCCAGGAGATGGCTAATACGTTTGGTCCTGCAATGGACCCCATGGTTGAACTGCTGATGCAATGTTTTGTCAAACTCGCTGCAGGCACCAAGAAGATCAGCTCTGGACTTGCCAATGTGACGGTCGACATAATTCTGAGCAAGGTTTCGTACACTCCACGCTTGATGCAGCACATCTGGATGGCTTGCCAGGACAAGAACGTTGCACCGAGAACTTATGCTACAGAATGGCTCAAGACCATTCTGAAGAAAGAGGCCCAGCACAAACATCATATTGAGCACACAGGTGGTGTGGAGTTGATTGAGAAATGCATCAAGAAGGGCCTGACTGATGCTAACCCTGCTGTGAGAGAGAAAATGCGATCTACGTATTGGGCCTTCTGGGGAATCTGGCCTGCGAAAGCAGATGC CATCATGGCCGATCTGGACGGCACCGCCCAGAAGCTCTTGAACAAGGACCCTAGCAATCCTCATTCCCCTAAGAAGGGAGAGACGGCTGCGCGACCTGGATTGGGATTATCCAAGAGCACAATGGGCACAAGCAAGCCAAGTATTCGAGAGGCTATGATGGCTCAACGAAAGGCAAACGCAGCGAAGAATCTGCCAGCTCGACCAGGCTCAGCTATGGCTCACCTTTCACCCGTGAAAACAACCACTTCCAccgcatcaacagcagcaagcaaGCCATCAGGAACCCGAACTCGTCCAGAAACTGGTGGCATGTCAGGTGCTCCGATGCGGCCAGCAAGGAGACGACCAGAGATGGCAGCGCGTCCTGCGACGGCGGGCCCCTACTCAGTGCGTGACATGGATGGTGGAAGTCCTGAAAGTATCAGGTCAAAGACACCCAAGCCCCGAGAGACCACGCCTAAGAGAACTGCTCCTCGACCACGACCTGGGCATGCTTCACATGCTAGTGAATCCAGTCTTGCGTCACCTACGTCGGTGAGGTCAGGCACCAAGCCCGCGGCTTCACCTCGCACAAGTCCTACAAAGTTGAAGCAATCACAATCTGTCATGCTGCCTATGAGCAGCCCCTCCCGAGCAAATGAGGACTTTACTCTCGTTGTTCCAAATATGGCTAATTTGAGGGCCATCCAGAAGCCTGCACCAGAGCAGCACCAGAGGGCTCCTCAGGCCAACCAAGAGGTTCTCTCTGAATTAACCACTCCTGTGCTTGAGGAATCACCAAATATTGTCCCAGAGGCTCTTAAAGAGGCTGCTCCAATCTCAGAGCCAGAGACCGTCCCTGAACCCACGGTTGCGGCTGAGGCCCAGGCCCCCGCTCAACCTAtggaggaggttgctgagcCTCCCGTGGCCGTCTCGGAGCCCGTGGTTGAACCTACACCCCAGCCGTCAGAAACCGTGCAGGCCGAAACTGTTTCAGAAGCGCCCGGTTCGACACTGCAAGTGTATGAAGACCCTTTCACTGATGAGCAGCCTTCTCCAAAGCCGACCTTTAACGTTCCTGTGCTTGAAGACAAGCCCGTCAATGCTGATGCCGCCAACCTGCCCAATGCCCGTGCTCAATCCCCCGTGACACAAGACGTAGAATCCTCTGAGAGAACAAAGCAGAGCTCACGACTGCTTGAAAGCGGTATCACCAGAGTCAAGGCAAAGACTCTTGATGTTCATGGATTCCGAAAGTTGCAGTCTCTTTTGCGTGATACCAAGGGCATCTTCACTGATGATAAGTTTGAGGCTCTGTTGATTGGACTATTCCAATACCTGGAGGATCCTCTGTCTGGAGTGAGTGCTGAAAAGGCTCAGGATGTCAAAGCCCAAATCCTTGCTACAATCAGGCTACTCCTCCGAAAGGAACGTGACAACTTCCAGCCTCATGTGTCCAGGGGTCTTGAATCACTTCTTGAGACACGCAGTGCTTATGATATCCGTGCTCATATTGTCAGTGGCGTTGaggtcttggctgatgaACTCGTCACTATTGGCGATGGCTCTGAGATTGTTGTCGTCCTAACAAAGCGTCTTCAAAATATTGACAGCTCGACTCCCGAGGGAAGCCGTATGCTTAGCACCGGAATGCACGTGTTGCGAAGCCTGCTTGACAAGAGACCCAACTTCATTCCTACTGATACTGAACTTGGTCAACTGGCCAGTCTTACCGCTCGATGCCTTGTTTCTACAGACTCTGGTGTCCGTATGGACGCCGTTCAGCTTTGCGTTGCTCTTCATTCAAGGGTAGGCGAGCAGGTCTTTTGGAATGCCCTGAAGGATGTTCAGGATGACCCCAAGAGTTTGATCACCTACTACATTGTCAAGAGACAGCGGGAGCAGACTCCTACAATTGCGGCCTAA
- a CDS encoding hypothetical protein (EggNog:ENOG41), which translates to MGPQPRSARDISNVYAYLLSESSLFLRTPESPENDPRSYYVPEADYHAFQTRILAIEARILYTLSFDTHVSLPHPLAVTYLQTLDFLAQPKSIISLRTIQYLNAALLSPQMLYLTHQPHALATAAIYNAARDVGAKMPECEWWEVFDVDREELGFLVVGMRSVENYLRKIKEDMPDLSVGMPTRKLIDIELQRRGVGGGNDTAEVDEEQQLMDMMDSR; encoded by the coding sequence ATGGGACCTCAACCCCGGTCAGCGCGCGACATATCAAATGTTTATGCCTACCTCTTATCAGAGAGTTCATTGTTCTTACGGACCCCGGAAAGTCCAGAGAATGACCCAAGGTCGTACTATGTACCTGAAGCAGACTACCATGCTTTTCAGACTCGCATCCTTGCCATTGAAGCTCGCATTCTTTACACTCTCTCTTTCGACACACACGTCTCGCTGCCTCATCCACTTGCGGTTACTTACCTTCAGACCCTCGATTTTCTGGCGCAGCCTAAATCGATCATTTCTCTACGCACCATTCAATATCTGAATGCAGCTCTTCTCTCACCTCAAATGCTGTATCTTACTCACCAGCCCCACGCGCTAGCTACTGCTGCTATATACAACGCGGCTCGTGATGTTGGTGCGAAGATGCCAGAGTGTGAATGGTGGGAGGTCTTCGATGTCGACCGAGAAGAGCTAGGGTTCCTTGTTGTCGGCATGCGAAGCGTGGAAAACTACCTTCGCAAGATCAAAGAAGATATGCCGGATCTAAGCGTGGGCATGCCTACACGAAAGTTGATAGATATCGAGCTGCAGAGGAGGGGCGTAGGAGGCGGGAACGATACTgccgaggttgatgaagagcaACAACTCATGGACATGATGGACAGCAGATGA
- a CDS encoding hypothetical protein (EggNog:ENOG41): MTASIPPSPGEETPAFDLNLQHGHKDLVQAVAFNTYGDRCATGSVDGKIRVFNRHKDGTWRLCDTWTAHGGEIIEIQWLPATVYPNLIASLGIEGWFRLWAEDPSAAPGRRFCTGRAGNGKPAFDTRSNKAPYRSFSMKHNEETRHTYLALLATDGRLTVYENDQPENLSEYASIDEFSVAPKPNRGEELAFRVRFDPNPEPCYTALRAGVPSDSLGLVVAAMDTVKVYRSRDIVATSIGVQQTQKEFYLAVELTGHRGLVRDVAWAAGNIRGYDVIATACQDGYARVFRIETPYSEDDGKSWSAADLLRSAPHMSTRDSTPQARTNGTATPTEKQATTPQLQPSHSYHQHQHHTSGLSASLAKSGSHNDRQWSGQPGQVKHNFHEISKLDNHRTPVWRVGFDDDGHILGSTGDDGRLLCYRQTPNGAWAKSSELAVQKARMATP; this comes from the exons ATGACCGCCTCAATCCCTCCATCACCCGGCGAAGAAACACCAGCCTTCGACCTCAACCTCCAACACGGCCATAAAGATCTCGTCCAAGCCGTCGCATTCAACACCTACGGCGATCGCTGCGCAACTGGCTCAGTAGATGGCAAGATCCGCGTCTTTAACCGTCACAAGGATGGCACATGGCGCCTTTGCGATACATGGACTGCACATGGCGGCGAGATTATAGAG ATTCAATGGCTCCCCGCGACTGTTTATCCTAATTTGATCGCTTCCCTTGGTATCGAAGGGTGGTTCCGCTTATGGGCCGAGGATCCCTCTGCTGCGCCTGGTCGACGATTTTGTACTGGACGAGCTGGCAATGGAAAGCCGGCGTTTGATACACGATCGAATAAAGCCCCCTACCGATCATTTTCAATGAAGCATAATGAGGAGACGAGGCACACATATCTTGCGCTCCTCGCGACAGACGGACGTTTAACAGTTTACGAAAACGATCAGCCCGAGAACCTCTCAGAATATGCATCTATTGACGAATTCAGTGTCGCTCCGAAACCAAATAGAGGAGAAGAACTCGCCTTTCGTGTGCGCTTCGACCCCAACCCAGAACCATGTTATACAGCTCTGCGCGCAGGCGTTCCCTCGGATTCCTTAGGTCTCGTGGTGGCTGCAATGGACACCGTCAAAGTATATCGATCGCGGGATATTGTTGCGACTTCTATAGGCGTCCAGCAGACTCAGAAGGAGTTCTATCTCGCTGTTGAGTTGACGGGTCATCGGGGTCTGGTCCGGGATGTCGCATGGGCTGCGGGCAATATTAGAGGTTACGATGTTATTGCGACAGCATGTCAGGATGGTTATGCGCGCGTTTTCAGAATTGAGACACCCTAttctgaagatgatggcaagTCGTGGTCTGCAGCCGATCTCCTTCGGTCAGCACCACACATGTCAACCAGAGACTCGACACCACAAGCAAGAACAAACGGAACTGCGACGCCGACGGAGAAACAAGCTACCACGCCTCAGCTGCAGCCATCCCACAGCTaccaccaacatcagcaccatACCTCTGGACTCAGCGCCAGTCTTGCAAAGTCAGGCTCTCACAATGATCGACAATGGTCGGGGCAGCCCGGCCAGGTTAAGCACAATTTCCACGAGATATCCAAGCTGGACAACCACCGTACCCCTGTGTGGCGTGTGGGcttcgatgacgatggtcACATATTGGGCAGCACAGGTGACGACGGGCGCCTGTTGTGTTATCGTCAGACCCCGAATGGGGCATGGGCCAAGAGCTCTGAATTGGCAGTACAGAAAGCACGAATGGCCACTCCATGA